One genomic segment of Centroberyx gerrardi isolate f3 chromosome 4, fCenGer3.hap1.cur.20231027, whole genome shotgun sequence includes these proteins:
- the pth1a gene encoding parathyroid hormone 1a — protein sequence MVIIRSLDCKIVFISFCILHITAHCEAGPLRRRSVSEVQLMHNLGEHKQVQERQDWLQMRLRDIHTASARGAGDPGRAKRRLLPGDLPELSDLTPEEIQYALNFLEKLLHSKH from the exons ATGGTCATCATCAGGAGTTTGGACTGTAAAATTGTATTCATCTCATTCTGCATTTTACACATCACTGCACACTGTGAAGCTGGACCCTTGAG AAGAAGATCAGTGAGTGAGGTCCAGCTCATGCACAACCTCGGGGAGCACAAGCAGGTGCAGGAGCGCCAGGACTGGCTGCAGATGAGGCTGCGGGACATCCACACCGCCTCGGCCCGGGGCGCCGGGGACCCGGGCCGGGCAAAGAGGCGGCTGCTGCCCGGCGACCTGCCGGAGCTCAGCGACCTGACACCGGAGGAGATCCAGTACGCTCTCAACTTCTTGGAGAAGCTGCTCCACTCGAAGCACTGA